Proteins encoded by one window of Zonotrichia albicollis isolate bZonAlb1 unplaced genomic scaffold, bZonAlb1.hap1 Scaffold_434, whole genome shotgun sequence:
- the BLOC1S1 gene encoding biogenesis of lysosome-related organelles complex 1 subunit 1, whose product MLSRLLKEHQARQSERRELQERRRRDAIAAATRLTEALVDHLNVGVAQAYVNQRKLDQEVKTLQVQAAQFARQTGQWIAMVESFNQALKEIGDVENWARSIELDMRTIATALEYVYKGQLQPSCS is encoded by the exons ATGCTGTCCCggctgctgaaggagcaccAGGCCCGCCAGAGCGAGCGGCGCGAGCTGCAGG AGCGGCGCCGCCGGGACGCCATCGCGGCCGCCACCCGCCTCACCGAGGCCCTGGTGGATCACCTGAACGTGGG ggTGGCCCAGGCCTACGTGAACCAGCGCAAACTGGACCAGGAGGTGAAGACGCTGCAGGTGCAGGCGGCTCAGTTCGCCCGCCAGACCGGCCAGTGGATCGCCATGGTGGAGAGCTTCAACCAGGCCCTCAAG GAGATCGGTGACGTGGAGAACTGGGCCAGGAGCATCGAGCTGGACATGAGGACCATCGCCACCGCCCTCGAGTACGTCTAcaaggggcagctgcagccctcctgctcctga